A DNA window from Siniperca chuatsi isolate FFG_IHB_CAS linkage group LG6, ASM2008510v1, whole genome shotgun sequence contains the following coding sequences:
- the LOC122877456 gene encoding uncharacterized mitochondrial protein AtMg00860-like, giving the protein MAEHRHHVAEVLKRLREFQLFLKTEKSSFHQPSVQFLGYNISSSGIQMDEGKVEAIRTWPTPSTIKELQRFLGFANFYRRFIQSYSSIVYPLTNLLRNKPKSLSWSSAANEAFNTLKEAFTSALP; this is encoded by the coding sequence ATGGCCGAACATCGCCACCACGTTGCGGAGGTCCTGAAACGCCTGAGGGAGTTCCAGCTCTTCCTCAAAACTGAGAAGAGTTCCTTCCATCAACCCTCAGTGCAGTTTCTTGGCTacaacatcagcagcagtggcatccagatggacgaggggaaggtAGAAGCCATAAGGACCTGGCCCACTCCATCCACCATCAAAGAGCTCCAAAGATTTCTCGGATTCGCCAATTTCTACAGACGATTCATCCAAAGTTACAGCTCCATTGTATATCCGCTCACCAATCTTCTCCGTaataagcccaagtctctgtcctggtcaTCAGCTGCCAACGAGGCCTTCAACACCCTGAAGGAGGCATTCACCAGCGCACTGCCCTGA